The Vidua chalybeata isolate OUT-0048 chromosome 29, bVidCha1 merged haplotype, whole genome shotgun sequence genome window below encodes:
- the LOC128801096 gene encoding methanethiol oxidase-like → MDRCRAPCYEYPSCPDVLKAPREEVAYVTCTYRSTCIDQPDFLATVDLNPRSCHYGQVIHRLPMPNLKDELHCAGWGPACGCFDSGAAAKRTKLVLPCLISSRIYVVDVGSQCRAPRICKMIEPVDVFWTCNKGYLAATHPLPNGDILIANMGDPAGNGKGGFLVLDGESYDLKGNWENECETPPTGCDFWYKAQHNVLVSSAGPVPKVAGRGFNPDDLKKGVFGRRLNVWNLSCRSLTQCFDLGEDSLPLNVRFLHSPEAAEAYVGCALSGAIFRLYKSCERDNWAVEEVIRIPAKDVSGWIMPKMPAFIADLVISPDDRFLYVSNWLHGDIRQYELARNCKPRLVGQVFVGGSILRGGPVSVCRDEELKCQPEPLVVKCKRVYGGPASLQLSLDGKRLYVTNSLYSTWDRQFYPSLIKEGSVMLQLDVDTERGGLAVNKNFLVDFGKEPNGPCLAHEIRFPGGDSKSVTLP, encoded by the exons ATGG acaGGTGCAGAGCTCCGTGCTACGAGTACCCGTCGTGTCCCGACGTGCTGAAAG CCCCGAGGGAGGAGGTCGCCTACGTGACCTGCACCTACAGGTCCACCTGCATCGACCAGCCCGATTTCCTGGCCACCGTGGACCTCAACCCGCGCTCCTGCCACTACGGCCAG GTGATCCACCGGCTGCCCATGCCCAACCTCAAGGACGAGCTGCACTGCGCGGGCTGGGGCCCCGCCTGCGGCTGCTTCGACAGCGGCGCCGCGGCCAAAAGGACCAAGCTGGTCCTGCCCTGCCTCATCTCCTCCCGCATCTACGTGGTGGATGTGGGCTCCCAGTGCCGGGCGCCTCGGATCTGCAAG ATGATCGAGCCCGTGGATGTGTTCTGGACATGCAACAAGGGCTACCTGGCTGCCACCCACCCCCTGCCCAACGGGGACATCCTGATCGCCAACATGGGCGACCCCGCTGGCAACGGCAAAG GCGGTTTCCTGGTGCTGGACGGAGAGAGCTACGACCTgaagggcaactgggagaaCGAGTGTGAGACTCCCCCGACCGGCTGCGACTTCTGGTACAAGGCCCAGCACAACGTCCTGGTCAGCTCGGCCGGGCCGGTCCCCAAAGTGGCCGGGCGTGGCTTCAACCCCGATGACCTCAAGAAAG GGGTCTTCGGCCGGCGCCTGAACGTGTGGAACTTGTCGTGCCGCAGCCTCACGCAGTGCTTCGACCTGGGCGAGGATTCTCTGCCGCTGAACGTGCGCTTCCTGCACAGCCCCGAGGCCGCCGAGGCCTACGTGGGCTGCGCCCTGAGCGGGGCCATCTTCCGCCTCTACAAATCCTGCGAG AGAGACAACTGGGCCGTGGAGGAGGTGATCCGGATCCCGGCCAAGGACGTGTCGGGCTGGATCATGCCCAAGATGCCAG CCTTCATCGCCGACCTCGTCATCAGCCCGGACGACCGGTTCCTGTACGTGAGCAATTGGCTGCACGGGGACATCCGGCAGTACGAGCTGGCCAGGAACTGCAAGCCCCGGCTggtggggcag GTGTTCGTGGGGGGCAGCATCCTGCGAGGGGGCCCCGTGAGCGTGTGCAGGGACGAGGAGCTCAAGTGCCAGCCCGAGCCGCTGGTGGTCAAG TGCAAGCGCGTGTACGGCGGCCCCGCCTCgctgcagctgagcctggaCGGGAAGCGGCTCTACGTGACCAACTCCTTGTACAGCACCTGGGACCGGCAGTTCTACCCCAGCCTGATCAA GGAGGGCTCggtgatgctgcagctggaCGTGGACACGGAGCGGGGCGGCCTGGCCGTGAACAAGAACTTCCTGGTGGATTTCGGCAAGGAGCCGAACGGGCCGTGCTTGGCGCACGAGATTCGCTTCCCCGGCGGCGACTCCAAATCCGTGACCCTGCCCTGA